One region of Brachybacterium saurashtrense genomic DNA includes:
- a CDS encoding SDR family NAD(P)-dependent oxidoreductase: MARALVTGSTSGLGLEFAWQLAGTCHDLVLVSRDEDRLRAVAEQIRDVHRVQVEVLPADLADRAQLEKVALRLTDPVDRIDLLVNNAGYGLRGGFLEIGVEDHEAQMDTLMRAVLVLSHAAARTMVQRRRGAILNVSSLAGYTTAGPYAASKSWVTVFTESLAMELQGTGVTATALLPGFVQTEFHERASMSMEGMPRITWLKAPYVVEQALKDTAKGAVLSIPSVKYRTAGEFSRIAPRPLVRALTSPDWYRRLQARSVQRSLRRASRRTLHAPWQREDGS, encoded by the coding sequence ATGGCGCGCGCACTCGTCACCGGATCGACCTCTGGGCTGGGCCTCGAATTCGCCTGGCAGCTGGCCGGGACCTGCCACGACCTGGTGCTGGTCTCCCGCGACGAGGACCGCCTGCGCGCCGTCGCCGAGCAGATCCGGGACGTGCACCGGGTGCAGGTCGAAGTGCTCCCGGCCGATCTCGCCGACCGCGCCCAGCTCGAGAAGGTCGCGCTGCGGCTCACCGACCCGGTGGACCGCATCGACCTGCTGGTCAACAACGCCGGCTACGGGCTGCGCGGCGGCTTCCTCGAGATCGGCGTGGAGGACCACGAGGCGCAGATGGACACCCTGATGCGCGCCGTGCTGGTGCTCTCCCACGCCGCCGCCCGCACCATGGTGCAGCGCCGCCGCGGCGCGATCCTCAACGTCAGCTCCCTGGCCGGGTACACCACCGCCGGCCCCTACGCCGCCTCGAAGAGCTGGGTCACCGTGTTCACCGAGTCGCTGGCGATGGAGCTGCAGGGCACCGGGGTGACCGCCACCGCGCTGCTGCCCGGCTTCGTGCAGACGGAGTTCCACGAGCGCGCCTCCATGTCCATGGAGGGGATGCCCCGCATCACCTGGCTGAAGGCCCCGTACGTGGTCGAGCAGGCGCTGAAGGACACCGCCAAGGGGGCCGTGCTCTCGATCCCCTCGGTGAAGTACCGCACCGCGGGGGAGTTCTCCCGCATCGCGCCGCGCCCCCTGGTGCGCGCCCTCACCTCGCCGGACTGGTACCGGCGCCTGCAGGCCAGGTCCGTGCAGCGCTCCCTGCGCCGTGCCTCCCGCCGCACCCTCCACGCCCCCTGGCAGCGGGAGGACGGGAGCTGA
- a CDS encoding orotate phosphoribosyltransferase, with protein MPGTSPAPARDLPIEDARERLRVLIRDLAVVRGHVVLSSGAEADHYVDLRRITLHHEAAPLVGRVMLDLLRREGLVPGVEAVGGLTLGADPVATSILHASAADPAAAPLDAFVVRKANKAHGLQRRIEGPDVTGRRVVAVEDTSTTGGSVLTACEALTEGGAEIAAVAVIVHRSDASRAAVEAAGHRYLAAYDISELEI; from the coding sequence ATGCCCGGCACCTCTCCCGCCCCCGCCCGTGACCTGCCGATCGAGGACGCCCGCGAGCGCCTTCGCGTCTTGATCCGAGACCTCGCCGTGGTGCGCGGGCACGTGGTGCTCTCCTCCGGCGCCGAGGCCGATCACTACGTCGATCTGCGCCGCATCACCCTCCACCACGAGGCCGCCCCGCTGGTGGGCCGGGTGATGCTGGACCTGCTGCGCCGCGAGGGCCTGGTGCCCGGCGTGGAGGCCGTGGGCGGGCTGACGCTCGGCGCGGACCCGGTGGCCACCTCGATCCTGCACGCCTCCGCGGCCGACCCCGCCGCCGCCCCGCTGGACGCCTTCGTGGTGCGCAAGGCGAACAAGGCCCACGGCCTGCAGCGACGCATCGAGGGTCCGGACGTGACCGGGCGGCGCGTGGTCGCCGTCGAGGACACCTCCACCACCGGCGGCAGCGTGCTCACCGCCTGCGAGGCGCTCACCGAGGGCGGGGCGGAGATCGCTGCGGTCGCGGTGATCGTGCACCGCTCCGACGCCTCCCGCGCCGCGGTCGAGGCCGCCGGGCACCGCTACCTCGCCGCGTACGACATCTCCGAGCTGGAGATCTGA
- a CDS encoding TrmH family RNA methyltransferase — translation MNAADRAPAGTPRTRDAPDGGAEERAPRREVGVGPHPAPWPEGEHLDPELLAHGDRRNVEDRFRYWRREAIVAELDRHRHPLHVAIENLEHDANIGSVVRTANAFAVGAFHIVGRRRWNRRGAMVTDRYQHEIHHPDAAHLIAWAREEGRPLVAIDLVPGAQPLEHVRLPHDALLVVGQEGPGVSPEILAAADLVVGITQFGSTRSLNVAAAAAIAMHAWVLQHAEIPTGPLR, via the coding sequence ATGAACGCCGCTGATCGGGCCCCGGCGGGCACGCCCCGGACCCGCGACGCCCCGGACGGCGGAGCCGAGGAGCGCGCCCCGCGCCGCGAGGTGGGCGTGGGCCCCCATCCGGCGCCGTGGCCCGAGGGCGAGCATCTCGACCCCGAGCTGCTCGCGCACGGCGACCGCCGCAACGTCGAGGACCGCTTCCGCTACTGGCGCCGCGAGGCGATCGTGGCCGAGCTCGACCGCCACCGCCACCCGCTGCACGTCGCGATCGAGAACCTCGAGCACGACGCCAACATCGGCTCCGTGGTGCGCACCGCGAACGCCTTCGCCGTCGGCGCCTTCCACATCGTGGGCAGGCGCCGCTGGAACCGCCGCGGCGCGATGGTCACCGACCGCTACCAGCACGAGATCCACCACCCCGACGCCGCCCACCTCATCGCCTGGGCTCGCGAGGAGGGACGCCCGCTCGTCGCGATCGACCTCGTGCCGGGCGCCCAGCCCCTCGAGCACGTGCGACTCCCGCACGACGCCCTGCTGGTGGTGGGGCAGGAGGGCCCCGGCGTGAGCCCCGAGATCCTCGCCGCCGCGGACCTCGTCGTGGGCATCACCCAGTTCGGCTCCACCCGCTCGCTCAACGTGGCCGCGGCGGCGGCGATCGCGATGCACGCCTGGGTGCTGCAGCACGCCGAGATCCCCACCGGGCCCCTGCGCTGA
- a CDS encoding FABP family protein: MPITLDTSLPESLYPLAWLIGSWEGSGALSGAGDAPDARLEQQLVCTAREDGALDWRSTIHRIDAPAPLPPTSAFARDVESPPAPSGTGERTLLHREDGVWTVGELLPGQDRAAAEAARPGAPEGFLSHRLTAQLTRRGEQAEHWAGEVRGPRIQLALADGAGEVVATRMLGYISGRLMWLWERRGPVADGAPGETALSPYLSLELHRV; the protein is encoded by the coding sequence ATGCCCATCACGCTCGACACCTCCCTCCCGGAGTCGCTGTACCCCCTCGCCTGGCTGATCGGCAGCTGGGAGGGCAGCGGCGCCCTCAGCGGCGCCGGCGACGCCCCGGACGCCCGCCTCGAGCAGCAGCTGGTCTGCACCGCCCGCGAGGACGGCGCGCTCGACTGGCGGTCCACGATCCACCGCATCGACGCCCCCGCGCCGCTGCCGCCCACCAGCGCCTTCGCCCGGGACGTCGAGTCCCCGCCCGCGCCGTCGGGCACCGGCGAGCGCACCCTGCTGCACCGCGAGGACGGCGTGTGGACCGTGGGCGAGCTGCTGCCGGGCCAGGACCGCGCCGCCGCCGAGGCCGCCCGTCCCGGCGCCCCGGAGGGCTTCCTCTCCCACCGGCTCACCGCACAGCTCACCCGTCGCGGCGAGCAGGCCGAGCACTGGGCCGGCGAGGTGCGCGGCCCCCGCATCCAGCTCGCCCTGGCCGACGGCGCCGGCGAGGTGGTCGCCACCCGCATGCTGGGCTACATCAGCGGCCGGCTGATGTGGCTGTGGGAGCGCCGCGGCCCCGTCGCGGACGGCGCCCCCGGCGAGACCGCCCTGTCCCCCTACCTCTCTCTGGAGCTGCATCGTGTCTGA
- a CDS encoding DUF2516 family protein, producing the protein MIALIQMWIFLVLAVALLAVEVWALINALRFRADAYTAADKRSKVFWGVLTGVAVLLGFLSLPYPLGRGSNMLFMLAGVIIAGIFLADVLPALKRVMGRAAGNRW; encoded by the coding sequence ATGATCGCCCTCATCCAGATGTGGATCTTCCTCGTCCTCGCCGTGGCCCTGCTGGCCGTGGAGGTCTGGGCCCTGATCAACGCCCTGCGCTTCCGTGCCGACGCCTACACCGCCGCCGACAAGCGCTCGAAGGTGTTCTGGGGCGTGCTCACCGGGGTCGCGGTGCTGCTGGGTTTCCTGTCCCTCCCCTACCCGCTGGGCCGCGGGAGCAACATGCTGTTCATGCTCGCGGGCGTGATCATCGCCGGCATCTTCCTGGCGGACGTGCTGCCCGCGCTGAAGCGCGTGATGGGCCGCGCCGCCGGCAACCGCTGGTGA
- a CDS encoding exodeoxyribonuclease III — protein sequence MRIATWNINSLRARMDRVLAFLERHDVDVLALQEIKAKPPQLDLAALEQAGYEVAAHGLNQWNGVALLSRVGLADVRTELPGVPTWPQDETGVVEARALSGVVGDGLRIWSLYVPNGRELEHPHYGYKLRWLEALRAEGARELAESAQSRTAFVGDFNVAPFDEDVWDMEFFADKTHVTPPERAAFQAVVEAGYADVVRPDHPGPGVYTYWDYQKLRFPKKEGMRIDFVLGSPAVQSAVTGSFIDREERKGKGASDHAPVVVDLEF from the coding sequence ATGCGCATCGCGACCTGGAACATCAACTCGCTCCGCGCCCGGATGGATCGGGTGCTCGCCTTCCTGGAGCGGCACGACGTGGACGTGCTGGCCCTGCAGGAGATCAAGGCCAAGCCCCCGCAGCTGGACCTCGCGGCGCTGGAGCAGGCCGGCTACGAGGTGGCCGCCCACGGCCTGAACCAGTGGAACGGGGTGGCGCTGCTCTCCCGCGTGGGTCTGGCCGACGTGCGCACGGAGCTGCCGGGCGTGCCCACCTGGCCCCAGGACGAGACCGGCGTGGTCGAGGCACGGGCGCTGAGCGGCGTGGTGGGCGACGGCCTGCGGATCTGGTCGCTGTACGTCCCCAACGGCCGCGAGCTCGAGCACCCGCACTACGGGTACAAGCTGCGCTGGCTGGAGGCGCTGCGGGCGGAGGGGGCCCGGGAGCTGGCCGAGTCCGCGCAGTCCCGCACGGCGTTCGTGGGCGACTTCAACGTCGCCCCGTTCGACGAGGACGTGTGGGACATGGAGTTCTTCGCGGACAAGACCCACGTCACCCCGCCGGAGAGGGCCGCCTTCCAGGCCGTGGTCGAGGCGGGCTACGCCGACGTGGTGCGCCCGGACCATCCGGGACCCGGCGTGTACACCTACTGGGACTACCAGAAGCTCCGCTTCCCGAAGAAGGAGGGGATGCGGATCGATTTCGTGCTCGGCTCCCCCGCTGTGCAGTCCGCGGTGACCGGCTCGTTCATCGACCGCGAGGAGCGCAAGGGCAAGGGCGCCTCGGACCATGCGCCCGTGGTGGTGGATCTGGAGTTCTGA
- the fbaA gene encoding class II fructose-bisphosphate aldolase, producing the protein MAVVTPDQYSEMIDRAKAGKFAYPAVNVSSSQTAIAALQGFTEANSDGIIQVSFGGAEYLSGSTVKDRVAGSLALAEFVHAVAKNYPINVALHTDHCAKEVLPTWVEPLIEWDLENRVKKGLDPLFQSHMWDGSAVPVDENLEIAERLLEKSVAAKKILEIEVGVVGGEEDGVEANVSNDKLFSTPEDGLKTAAKLGLGERGRYLTALTFGNVHGVYKPGNVKLRPKVLDDIQKVVGEKYGKERPFDLVMHGGSGSTEQEISEALDYGTIKMNIDTDTQYAFTRPVVSHMFENYDGVLKVDGEVGNKKAYDPRAWGKKAEAGMAARVVEACQNLRSAGTHA; encoded by the coding sequence ATGGCAGTCGTCACCCCGGATCAGTACTCAGAGATGATCGATCGGGCCAAGGCCGGCAAGTTCGCCTACCCCGCCGTCAACGTCTCCAGCTCCCAGACGGCGATCGCCGCGCTGCAGGGCTTCACCGAGGCCAACTCCGACGGCATCATCCAGGTGTCCTTCGGCGGTGCCGAGTACCTCTCCGGCTCCACCGTCAAGGACCGCGTCGCCGGTTCGCTGGCGCTGGCCGAGTTCGTGCACGCGGTGGCCAAGAACTACCCCATCAACGTCGCGCTGCACACCGACCACTGCGCCAAGGAGGTCCTGCCCACCTGGGTGGAGCCCCTGATCGAGTGGGATCTCGAGAACCGCGTGAAGAAGGGCCTGGACCCGCTGTTCCAGTCCCACATGTGGGACGGCTCGGCCGTGCCGGTCGACGAGAACCTCGAGATCGCCGAGCGTCTGCTCGAGAAGTCCGTCGCGGCCAAGAAGATCCTCGAGATCGAGGTCGGCGTCGTGGGCGGCGAGGAGGACGGCGTCGAGGCGAACGTCTCCAACGACAAGCTCTTCTCCACCCCCGAGGACGGCCTGAAGACGGCCGCCAAGCTCGGCCTGGGCGAGCGCGGCCGCTACCTCACCGCCCTCACCTTCGGCAACGTGCACGGCGTGTACAAGCCGGGCAACGTGAAGCTGCGCCCGAAGGTCCTCGACGACATCCAGAAGGTCGTCGGCGAGAAGTACGGCAAGGAGCGCCCCTTCGACCTGGTCATGCACGGCGGCTCCGGCTCCACCGAGCAGGAGATCTCCGAGGCGCTGGACTACGGCACCATCAAGATGAACATCGACACCGACACCCAGTACGCCTTCACCCGCCCCGTGGTCTCGCACATGTTCGAGAACTACGACGGCGTGCTGAAGGTCGACGGCGAGGTCGGCAACAAGAAGGCCTACGACCCCCGCGCCTGGGGCAAGAAGGCCGAGGCCGGCATGGCCGCCCGCGTCGTCGAGGCCTGCCAGAACCTCCGCTCGGCCGGTACCCACGCCTGA
- a CDS encoding DUF4190 domain-containing protein, with the protein MSSGYGGGFQEHRDGPGRWADGQDPYAVEQGSSASADPYAARPQEADGFGPVFGAPQSGASGHGTAPSPYAAPAQAGSAPYGAPPSGGPQYGGFAPVPPSSGAATAGLVLGVLALTMCAGLTAPFGIWFSAKGMKETGPEAATARSGRGLAIAGLVTSLIGLIPLLFILAYVAVIIIAAIATAAGA; encoded by the coding sequence ATGAGCAGCGGATACGGCGGAGGATTCCAGGAGCATCGGGACGGGCCCGGGCGGTGGGCCGACGGGCAGGACCCGTACGCGGTGGAGCAGGGCTCCTCCGCCTCGGCGGATCCGTACGCCGCCCGCCCGCAGGAGGCCGACGGGTTCGGCCCCGTGTTCGGCGCGCCGCAGAGCGGCGCCTCGGGCCACGGCACCGCACCGAGCCCGTACGCCGCGCCCGCCCAGGCCGGGAGCGCCCCGTACGGTGCACCGCCGTCCGGCGGTCCGCAGTACGGCGGCTTCGCGCCGGTGCCCCCGAGCTCCGGCGCGGCCACCGCCGGTCTCGTGCTGGGAGTGCTGGCCCTGACCATGTGCGCCGGCCTCACCGCGCCGTTCGGGATCTGGTTCTCGGCCAAGGGGATGAAGGAGACCGGGCCGGAGGCGGCCACGGCCCGCTCCGGCCGGGGGCTGGCGATCGCCGGGCTGGTGACCTCGCTGATCGGGCTGATCCCGCTGCTGTTCATCCTCGCCTACGTGGCGGTGATCATCATCGCGGCGATCGCCACCGCCGCGGGTGCGTGA
- a CDS encoding YgfZ/GcvT domain-containing protein, which yields MSDPVRTVRPLRHEGAVPGEGPDAAVPAHYGAPLREQRHLLDGTAVVDLGHLELLEVRGADARSWMTTVSTQVLTGTPVGTSSSLAVLSPRGRVEHLASAVVLDEDALLLITDPGARAGLRGYLEMMRFAARVELTDRDDLRVLGGLSPAAAALPDLDLPTPVAVWDEPWPEVAPGGVAYGPAPEDPVRPVLTVLEAAPLAQRPWRAAHLAGMSSWEALRIANHRARFVCEVDERSIPHELDLLRTAVHTEKGCYRGQETVAKVLNLGQPPRRLVMLHLDGSQDMPVPAGGEVRLDGPDGKVIGAVTSAALHADLGPIALAVVRRAVPLDAALSVQVPVGEGEDAGSLWIDAAQEPIVLPREHGERPATAKL from the coding sequence GTGTCTGATCCCGTCCGCACCGTCCGACCCCTCCGGCACGAGGGCGCGGTGCCGGGAGAGGGGCCCGACGCCGCGGTCCCCGCGCACTACGGCGCCCCGCTGCGCGAGCAGCGGCACCTGCTGGACGGCACCGCCGTGGTGGACCTGGGGCACCTGGAACTGCTGGAGGTGCGCGGCGCCGACGCCCGCAGCTGGATGACCACGGTGAGCACCCAGGTGCTGACCGGCACCCCCGTGGGCACCTCCTCCTCGCTCGCGGTGCTCTCCCCGCGGGGTCGGGTCGAGCATCTCGCCTCCGCCGTGGTGCTCGACGAGGACGCCCTGCTGCTGATCACCGATCCCGGCGCCCGGGCCGGGCTGCGCGGCTACCTGGAGATGATGCGCTTCGCGGCACGGGTGGAGCTCACCGATCGCGATGACCTGCGGGTGCTCGGGGGCCTCTCCCCCGCTGCCGCGGCGCTGCCGGACCTGGACCTGCCCACCCCCGTCGCCGTGTGGGACGAGCCCTGGCCGGAGGTCGCGCCGGGCGGTGTCGCCTACGGCCCCGCTCCCGAGGATCCCGTGCGCCCGGTGCTCACCGTGCTTGAGGCGGCGCCGCTGGCGCAGCGGCCCTGGCGGGCCGCGCACCTGGCCGGGATGAGCTCCTGGGAGGCGCTGCGGATCGCGAACCATCGCGCCCGCTTCGTGTGCGAGGTGGACGAGCGCAGCATCCCCCACGAGCTCGACCTGCTGCGCACCGCGGTGCACACCGAGAAGGGCTGCTACCGCGGGCAGGAGACGGTCGCGAAGGTGCTCAACCTGGGCCAGCCGCCGCGGCGCCTGGTGATGCTGCACCTGGACGGCTCGCAGGACATGCCGGTCCCCGCGGGGGGCGAGGTGCGCCTGGACGGGCCCGACGGCAAGGTGATCGGCGCCGTCACCTCCGCCGCGCTGCACGCGGACCTGGGCCCGATCGCCCTGGCCGTGGTGCGCCGCGCGGTGCCGCTGGACGCGGCGCTGTCGGTGCAGGTCCCCGTGGGCGAGGGCGAGGACGCGGGATCGCTGTGGATCGACGCCGCGCAGGAGCCGATCGTGCTGCCGCGCGAGCACGGGGAGCGCCCCGCCACCGCCAAGCTCTGA
- a CDS encoding NUDIX hydrolase, with product MRVAPGKPPPVLAAGALTWREKGEQLQVLLIHRPRYDDWSIPKGKLDKGETFPAAAVREVAEETGCRVRLQRPLPASVYLLPDGRTKIVQYWTATVRATIAPGPQDHGEVDEVRWVPLEEAERIVTRQSDQVPLAALRRFREAGELATVPIIIQRHGAALSRAKWRKGEASRPLNGKGKKQARALPPLLDAFDPASVLSSPWERCRATVEPLARSEGLKVRTKEELTEAGHAEQPAKTAAVIARVLTEARPTVVCTHRPVLPTVIAAVKDAARQGAALELPREDPFLAAGEALLLHTTAGGTVVAVERHLPNIG from the coding sequence GTGCGCGTCGCCCCCGGGAAGCCGCCGCCCGTCCTCGCCGCCGGCGCCCTCACCTGGCGCGAGAAGGGCGAGCAGCTGCAGGTGCTGCTGATCCATCGCCCGCGCTACGACGACTGGTCGATCCCCAAGGGCAAGCTCGACAAGGGCGAGACGTTCCCCGCCGCCGCGGTGCGCGAGGTGGCCGAGGAGACCGGCTGCCGGGTGCGGCTGCAGCGCCCGCTGCCGGCCTCGGTGTACCTGCTCCCGGACGGCCGCACCAAGATCGTGCAGTACTGGACGGCGACGGTGCGGGCGACGATCGCCCCCGGGCCCCAGGACCACGGCGAGGTGGACGAGGTGCGCTGGGTGCCGCTGGAGGAGGCCGAGCGGATCGTGACCCGGCAGTCCGACCAGGTGCCGCTGGCCGCGCTGCGCCGCTTCCGGGAGGCGGGGGAGCTGGCGACGGTGCCGATCATCATCCAGCGCCACGGCGCCGCGCTGTCCCGTGCCAAGTGGCGCAAGGGCGAGGCCTCCCGCCCGCTGAACGGCAAGGGGAAGAAGCAGGCGCGGGCGCTGCCGCCGCTGCTGGACGCCTTCGACCCGGCGAGCGTGCTGAGCAGCCCGTGGGAGCGGTGCCGCGCCACCGTCGAGCCGCTCGCGCGCAGCGAGGGGCTCAAGGTGCGCACCAAGGAGGAGCTCACCGAGGCCGGGCACGCCGAGCAGCCTGCGAAGACCGCCGCGGTGATCGCGCGCGTGCTCACCGAGGCGCGGCCCACGGTGGTGTGCACCCACCGCCCGGTGCTGCCCACGGTGATCGCCGCCGTGAAGGACGCCGCGCGGCAGGGGGCGGCGCTCGAGCTGCCGCGGGAGGATCCGTTCCTCGCCGCGGGCGAGGCGCTGCTGCTGCACACCACGGCCGGAGGCACCGTGGTCGCGGTGGAGCGGCACCTGCCGAACATCGGATGA
- a CDS encoding FUSC family protein, with protein MSGAGPRRAPSTATSAIPLVDRARGAIGEWFTEGLSRGRGDALTVGRAALAAALAYLVSGLLWNHEYPFFSSIVAFIIIGFGIEKKMRKIVEMSCGVMLGVLLGELARGLLGAGTWQILVIVFCAGMLARLIDSSNLFGFQVAIQSLLVMIMPVTPTMTPGGRALDAITGVSVAIVVHLLLSGDPRRLQSRAAASFYRELEGTLVNLALAARSGDRAVAQAALKKLRDVSQKYTDEWKLANDVANEIATFAPSGLRHADDVSRLQHLLVGSDRAMRNARVIARQETDFLEAVRGDAHSALADALLAARDAVQELATAVSHEDVDFTAARRQLRLFSSYLTPEMLLRNDEGKRPGRAGHFEGVTLTIQLRSLAIDLLQATGLSASEAKRFLPSLVVAADGDAIGPRPMTVEMRTLEPQATTEALELLITDRSDPDRRR; from the coding sequence GTGAGCGGGGCGGGTCCGCGCCGGGCCCCGTCCACCGCGACCTCCGCCATCCCGCTCGTGGACAGGGCGCGCGGCGCGATCGGCGAGTGGTTCACCGAGGGTCTCTCCCGCGGCCGCGGGGATGCGCTCACGGTGGGGCGCGCCGCCCTCGCCGCCGCCCTGGCCTATCTGGTGAGCGGGCTCCTGTGGAACCACGAGTACCCGTTCTTCTCCTCCATCGTCGCGTTCATCATCATCGGCTTCGGCATCGAGAAGAAGATGCGCAAGATCGTGGAGATGTCCTGCGGGGTGATGCTCGGGGTGCTGCTGGGGGAGCTCGCCCGCGGCCTGCTGGGCGCCGGGACCTGGCAGATCCTGGTGATCGTGTTCTGTGCGGGGATGCTCGCGCGGCTGATCGACTCCAGCAACCTGTTCGGCTTCCAGGTGGCGATCCAGTCGCTGCTGGTGATGATCATGCCCGTCACCCCCACGATGACCCCGGGAGGGCGGGCGCTGGACGCGATCACCGGTGTGAGCGTCGCGATCGTGGTGCATCTGCTGCTCTCCGGCGATCCCCGCCGACTGCAGTCGCGGGCCGCCGCCTCGTTCTACCGCGAGCTCGAGGGCACGCTGGTGAACCTCGCCCTCGCCGCCCGCAGCGGGGACCGCGCGGTGGCGCAGGCGGCGCTGAAGAAGCTCCGCGACGTCTCCCAGAAGTACACCGACGAGTGGAAGCTCGCCAACGACGTCGCGAACGAGATCGCCACCTTCGCCCCCTCCGGGCTGCGGCACGCGGACGACGTGTCCCGCCTGCAGCACCTGCTGGTGGGCTCCGACCGGGCGATGCGCAACGCGCGCGTGATCGCCCGGCAGGAGACGGACTTCCTCGAGGCGGTGCGCGGGGACGCCCACTCCGCCCTGGCCGATGCGCTGCTCGCGGCGCGCGATGCCGTGCAGGAGCTCGCCACCGCCGTCTCGCACGAGGACGTGGACTTCACCGCGGCGCGCCGGCAGCTGCGACTGTTCAGCTCCTACCTCACGCCGGAGATGCTGCTGCGCAACGACGAGGGGAAGCGGCCCGGCCGCGCCGGACACTTCGAGGGCGTCACCCTCACCATCCAGCTGCGCTCCCTCGCGATCGACTTGCTGCAGGCCACCGGGCTCAGCGCCTCCGAGGCGAAGCGGTTCCTGCCCAGCCTGGTGGTGGCGGCCGACGGCGACGCGATCGGGCCCCGCCCGATGACGGTGGAGATGCGCACGCTGGAGCCGCAGGCCACCACCGAGGCGCTCGAGCTGCTGATCACCGACCGCTCGGATCCCGACCGCCGGCGGTGA
- the mshD gene encoding mycothiol synthase: MNSTAAPTGAHRAAVRALLDAATAHDGVSPLDEAAVLALEGGTDRHLLRWAPGAEEQDLIGYASVLADGTVQGMVHPDHRRRGHGTALLREVLALRPDAGVWAHGALEGSLAFLASAGLEETRRLLTLHRSLGTGPALPAVPASDLPGLRLDTFDAARDAARWVEVNARAFASHPEQGTLTRADLDQRLAQPWFDPADMHVALRDEELVGFVWLKREHPGDTSAAAEVYVVGTDPSVQGHGVAGVLLATALTRLREDGAPGAELYVESDNTAALRLYETWGFEIVGRDVQMRAAGRG, translated from the coding sequence ATGAACTCCACTGCCGCGCCGACCGGCGCGCACCGCGCCGCGGTGCGCGCACTGCTCGACGCCGCGACCGCGCACGACGGCGTCTCCCCGCTGGACGAGGCGGCCGTGCTCGCCCTCGAGGGCGGGACGGACCGGCATCTGCTGCGCTGGGCGCCGGGCGCCGAGGAGCAGGACCTGATCGGCTATGCGAGCGTGCTCGCCGACGGGACCGTGCAAGGCATGGTCCACCCCGACCATCGCCGCCGAGGGCACGGCACCGCGCTGCTGCGCGAGGTGCTCGCCCTGCGCCCCGATGCGGGCGTGTGGGCGCACGGCGCGCTCGAGGGCTCCCTCGCCTTCCTCGCGAGCGCGGGGCTCGAGGAGACCCGCCGCCTGCTCACGCTGCACCGCTCCCTCGGTACCGGGCCGGCGCTCCCGGCGGTGCCCGCCTCGGACCTTCCCGGTCTGCGCCTGGACACCTTCGACGCGGCACGTGACGCCGCGCGCTGGGTCGAGGTGAACGCGCGCGCCTTCGCCTCCCACCCCGAGCAGGGCACGCTCACCCGCGCGGATCTCGACCAGCGCCTCGCCCAGCCCTGGTTCGACCCGGCGGACATGCACGTCGCGCTGCGGGACGAGGAGCTGGTGGGCTTCGTCTGGCTCAAGCGCGAGCACCCGGGGGACACGTCCGCCGCGGCGGAGGTGTACGTGGTGGGCACCGACCCGTCGGTGCAGGGGCACGGCGTGGCCGGCGTGCTGCTGGCCACCGCGCTCACGCGCCTGCGCGAGGACGGGGCGCCCGGCGCGGAGCTGTACGTGGAATCGGACAACACCGCGGCGCTGCGCCTGTACGAGACCTGGGGCTTCGAGATCGTGGGCCGTGACGTGCAGATGCGCGCGGCGGGACGGGGCTGA